Proteins encoded by one window of Bacillus sp. DTU_2020_1000418_1_SI_GHA_SEK_038:
- a CDS encoding homoserine dehydrogenase, translated as MSAIHIALLGYGTVGKGVYQTVKSHQKKLQALFGKEVKIVGILVKNINKHTNPDEDVLLTDDFEKIITLEQLDVVIDAIVGKEPCFSYLQQAIKRGCHVITANKEMFAHHGGQLKHLASEYGVSLGFEATVAGGIPVIQTLKQLLNVNNIEKVQGILNGTSNFILTKMREENLPFASALKLAQEKGYAEADPTNDVDGYDAFYKAVILSELAFGEAPNWDESIREGIRGITPEQIEVFSSLGFRFKHVASIERTASGILCTVKPVLVNEQHPFYHVEGVQNAVSINGDIVGNISLQGPGAGMLPTASAMIEDLAHIHTKSVTRPYTEQNLEGNEASTLSFWAIGGDVNATTLPTPIQVIERIHPNVLIVRAPEETMYAIHLPNVHVYQILGEVAFREVVLS; from the coding sequence ATGTCAGCCATTCATATTGCATTATTAGGATACGGCACTGTTGGGAAGGGTGTCTATCAGACCGTAAAATCACATCAGAAGAAGCTCCAAGCCCTTTTTGGAAAAGAAGTGAAGATTGTTGGAATTCTTGTGAAAAATATTAATAAACACACTAATCCGGATGAAGATGTTCTTTTAACAGACGATTTCGAAAAAATCATTACACTAGAGCAGCTTGATGTTGTGATTGATGCCATTGTTGGAAAAGAGCCATGCTTTTCCTACTTGCAGCAGGCGATTAAACGGGGCTGTCATGTCATTACGGCGAACAAGGAAATGTTTGCCCATCATGGCGGGCAATTAAAACATTTAGCAAGTGAATATGGTGTTTCACTCGGCTTTGAAGCAACGGTCGCTGGCGGGATTCCTGTGATCCAAACACTAAAGCAATTGCTAAATGTCAACAACATCGAAAAAGTCCAGGGTATTCTTAACGGCACATCTAATTTTATTTTGACAAAGATGAGAGAAGAAAACTTACCATTTGCATCAGCATTGAAGCTGGCTCAGGAAAAAGGCTATGCCGAAGCGGATCCGACAAATGATGTAGACGGCTATGACGCCTTCTACAAAGCGGTGATCTTAAGTGAGCTTGCATTTGGGGAGGCGCCGAACTGGGATGAGTCGATCAGAGAGGGAATTCGGGGAATCACACCCGAACAAATTGAAGTTTTTTCATCATTAGGCTTTCGGTTTAAGCATGTCGCTTCGATTGAACGGACTGCTAGTGGAATTCTATGCACCGTAAAGCCTGTGCTTGTGAATGAACAGCATCCCTTTTACCATGTGGAAGGTGTCCAAAATGCTGTTTCCATTAATGGGGATATTGTTGGGAATATTAGCCTACAAGGCCCGGGAGCAGGAATGCTTCCAACAGCAAGCGCGATGATCGAGGACTTGGCACATATTCATACAAAAAGCGTAACTCGGCCATATACCGAACAAAACCTAGAAGGAAATGAGGCTTCTACTCTTTCTTTTTGGGCAATCGGTGGGGATGTAAATGCCACGACTCTGCCAACCCCTATACAAGTGATTGAAAGAATTCATCCGAACGTGCTAATCGTCCGGGCACCAGAGGAGACCATGTATGCTATTCATTTGCCGAATGTACATGTCTATCAAATTCTGGGAGAGGTGGCGTTTAGGGAAGTGGTTTTGAGTTAG
- a CDS encoding methyl-accepting chemotaxis protein, whose product MLGNMKSVLMFVNYSVNNVKESAESLSAISEETNASSEEIAAAITEVAKGATTAAQEAEAANQLSEHLSNKINEISAHATDMTNLAEKADEMNQSGIHQVNHLKGSFTESHKYLDSMEEVIHDLEEKIQQIELVIKTITDISSQTNLLALNASIEAARAGEHGKGFAVVAEEVRKLAEQSVVATDEVKQTITTIQSGALLAVESMNKTKENFSQQADAVNTTESSFHSISEIVEKLRQSIFQVHDEMDHIAVGKADVLNSIHSMAAMAEQSAAACEEVSASTDEQVTAIQSVAESAEQLTELSDELQKAVAKFKLE is encoded by the coding sequence ATGTTAGGCAACATGAAATCGGTATTAATGTTCGTGAACTACTCAGTGAATAATGTGAAGGAATCGGCCGAAAGCTTAAGTGCCATATCAGAGGAAACGAATGCATCCAGTGAGGAAATTGCGGCGGCCATTACTGAAGTAGCCAAGGGTGCCACAACTGCGGCACAAGAGGCGGAGGCGGCTAATCAATTATCCGAACATTTAAGTAATAAAATTAATGAAATTAGTGCACATGCCACAGACATGACTAATCTAGCAGAAAAAGCGGATGAAATGAATCAGTCGGGTATTCACCAAGTAAATCATTTAAAGGGTTCATTTACTGAATCACATAAATACCTTGATTCAATGGAAGAAGTCATTCATGATCTTGAGGAAAAAATTCAACAAATTGAGCTCGTGATTAAAACGATTACCGACATTAGCTCTCAAACAAACCTGCTTGCATTAAATGCTAGCATTGAAGCCGCACGAGCGGGTGAACATGGCAAGGGATTTGCTGTTGTTGCTGAGGAGGTTAGAAAGCTAGCTGAACAATCGGTAGTGGCAACAGATGAAGTGAAACAGACGATTACAACCATCCAGAGTGGAGCACTTCTTGCTGTTGAATCCATGAACAAAACGAAGGAAAACTTCTCCCAGCAGGCAGATGCCGTCAACACAACAGAGTCAAGCTTCCATTCTATTTCGGAAATTGTCGAGAAATTAAGGCAGTCGATTTTCCAAGTTCATGATGAAATGGACCATATTGCCGTAGGGAAAGCGGACGTTCTAAACAGTATTCATTCAATGGCTGCGATGGCTGAGCAATCAGCGGCCGCCTGTGAAGAAGTCAGTGCCTCAACGGACGAGCAGGTCACAGCCATTCAGTCCGTAGCCGAATCAGCAGAACAATTGACAGAACTGAGTGACGAGCTTCAAAAGGCAGTGGCTAAATTTAAGCTGGAGTAG
- a CDS encoding XRE family transcriptional regulator: MEKNIGKLLKDLRYKKGLTLKDLADKSGLSTSFLSQVENSKSSITLQSLSKISDALEVSRSYFFPEPEPPSFVRKKSKGDLTLNQSNFIYQSLSNGLPTPLFEPMLVVLLPNNQKVTSSTHEGQEFVYVLEGNLTLVHGEDEYELEPGDSFHMDSTTPHTWFNKTNQVVRLIYVFSSLTKM, from the coding sequence ATGGAGAAGAATATTGGAAAACTACTTAAAGATTTACGATATAAAAAAGGATTAACGTTAAAGGATTTGGCTGATAAATCAGGACTTTCCACAAGCTTTTTATCCCAGGTGGAAAATTCTAAATCCTCCATTACTCTTCAATCGTTATCAAAAATTTCCGATGCGCTAGAAGTGAGTAGAAGTTACTTTTTCCCTGAACCCGAGCCGCCAAGCTTTGTACGAAAGAAATCGAAGGGCGACCTCACTTTAAATCAGTCAAACTTTATTTACCAAAGTCTATCAAATGGATTGCCAACACCTTTATTTGAGCCCATGCTAGTTGTGTTACTCCCGAATAATCAGAAGGTAACCTCATCAACTCATGAAGGACAGGAGTTTGTCTATGTACTAGAAGGAAATCTCACACTAGTTCACGGAGAAGATGAATATGAACTAGAACCAGGGGACAGCTTTCACATGGACTCAACAACCCCACACACTTGGTTCAACAAAACCAATCAGGTTGTAAGACTCATTTATGTTTTTTCATCTTTGACTAAGATGTAA
- a CDS encoding thiamine pyrophosphate-binding protein: MRAADAIVKILIANDVDVIFGVPGDTSMTFHNAIEAHSDQIKYIQCRDERHATYMADTYARVSGKPGVVDVPSGGGVLYATPGISEANSSSVPIICFSSDISMSSEETGALTELKQVELLQSITKWNTKIKLASKIPHMLRKAFRMATGGRPGAVHISVPEDVHEEHYDYTDEELYASFHKPFKSSPNREDVEKVYKLLTHSSRPVIIAGGGVHLSAAYEELESLASDFSIPVGTSINGKGSIAENLPQAIGVIGVNGGTDETNSIIKNADFVLVLGSKLNNVTTVAKSIFSHSPVVVQVDISEEILDQNIRTDVAIMSDIKAFLNHLNLLMNNRNKDFSNSLTEWNKFYQDILNKKVNRVAIEVQEDTKFVNPAKIIDLLNKHTNENALFVIDAGTQNPYMASDYVTKKAGRRTVFDRGHGNLGYALSAAIGAKVASPQSKVFSMFGDGSFAMSVGELETASRLGLPVVFLLFQNNSYGWIKKLHQLYYDERYIGVDFSQINGAKIAEGFNISSLRIDSNEKLEEGLKWAIDQQGPVFLDILIEPITDIVPPVTNWREDSKLDPSEREALTY, encoded by the coding sequence ATGAGAGCAGCAGATGCTATCGTAAAAATTTTAATCGCTAATGATGTGGATGTAATATTCGGGGTGCCTGGTGATACAAGTATGACTTTTCATAATGCAATAGAGGCCCATAGTGACCAGATTAAATATATCCAGTGTAGAGATGAACGACACGCTACTTATATGGCCGACACATATGCACGGGTATCTGGAAAACCAGGTGTAGTTGACGTTCCAAGTGGGGGCGGGGTTTTATACGCAACTCCGGGAATTAGTGAAGCAAATTCATCATCTGTTCCCATTATTTGTTTCTCCTCTGACATTTCGATGAGCAGTGAAGAAACCGGGGCACTAACGGAGCTAAAGCAAGTCGAGCTTCTACAATCCATTACGAAATGGAATACGAAAATAAAACTTGCTTCAAAAATTCCACATATGTTAAGAAAAGCCTTTAGAATGGCTACTGGAGGAAGACCAGGAGCTGTGCATATTTCTGTCCCTGAAGATGTTCATGAGGAGCATTATGATTATACGGATGAGGAACTCTATGCGTCCTTTCATAAGCCCTTTAAGAGTTCACCTAATAGAGAAGATGTCGAAAAGGTATATAAATTATTAACTCACTCTTCACGTCCTGTCATTATTGCTGGCGGCGGGGTCCACCTTTCGGCAGCGTACGAGGAGCTAGAAAGCCTTGCAAGTGACTTCTCTATTCCTGTCGGAACATCAATAAACGGGAAAGGAAGTATTGCTGAGAATTTACCGCAAGCAATTGGGGTCATTGGGGTGAACGGCGGAACAGATGAAACAAACAGCATTATCAAAAACGCTGATTTTGTCCTTGTTCTAGGTTCAAAGCTTAATAATGTAACAACGGTGGCTAAAAGCATTTTCAGTCATTCCCCTGTTGTCGTTCAAGTAGACATCAGTGAAGAAATATTGGATCAGAACATTCGAACAGATGTAGCTATTATGTCAGATATAAAGGCATTTCTAAACCACTTAAATTTACTGATGAATAATAGAAATAAAGACTTTTCAAATTCTTTAACAGAATGGAATAAATTTTATCAAGACATCTTAAATAAGAAGGTTAATAGAGTAGCAATAGAGGTGCAAGAGGACACAAAATTCGTCAACCCAGCGAAAATAATTGATCTATTAAATAAACATACAAATGAAAACGCTCTATTTGTTATTGATGCTGGCACTCAAAATCCATATATGGCTTCAGATTATGTCACTAAAAAAGCAGGCAGGAGAACAGTTTTTGACCGTGGTCATGGAAATTTAGGCTACGCTTTATCGGCTGCAATAGGCGCAAAAGTGGCAAGCCCACAATCAAAAGTATTCTCTATGTTTGGTGATGGAAGCTTCGCCATGTCTGTTGGGGAACTAGAAACTGCAAGCAGATTAGGGCTGCCAGTTGTCTTTCTTCTCTTCCAAAACAATAGTTACGGATGGATCAAAAAATTACACCAGCTTTATTATGATGAGCGCTATATCGGAGTTGATTTTAGTCAAATTAATGGGGCGAAAATTGCAGAGGGCTTTAATATTAGCAGCTTAAGAATTGATTCGAACGAAAAGCTAGAAGAAGGATTAAAGTGGGCAATCGACCAGCAAGGACCTGTGTTCTTGGATATATTAATTGAACCGATTACAGATATTGTCCCGCCAGTGACAAATTGGAGAGAAGACAGCAAGCTTGATCCTTCCGAAAGAGAGGCACTTACTTACTAA